Proteins co-encoded in one Medicago truncatula cultivar Jemalong A17 chromosome 8, MtrunA17r5.0-ANR, whole genome shotgun sequence genomic window:
- the LOC25501281 gene encoding AP-1 complex subunit gamma-2 — protein MNPFSSSTRLRDMIRAIRACKTAAEERTVVRKECAAIRASIDENDQHYRHRNMSKLMFIHMLGYPTHFGQMECLKLISSPGFPEKRIGYLGLMLLVDERQEVLMLVTNSLKQDLNHTNQYIVGLALCALGNICSAEMARDLAPEVERLLQFRDPNIRKKAALCSIRIIKKVPDLAENFVNPATGLLREKHHGVLITGVQLCTELCKISSEALEHIRKKCTEGLVRTLKDLANSSYSPEYDIAGITDPFLHIKLLRLLRELGEGDADASDSMNDILAQVATKTESNKVAGNAILYECVQTIMSIEDNGGLRVLAINILGRFLSNRDNNTRYVALNMLMKAVSADTQAVQRHRATILECVKDSDASIRKRALELIYVLVNETNVKPLTKELVDYLEVSDQDFREDLTTKICSIVSKFSLEKIWYIDQMVKVLSKAGNFLKDEVWHALIVVISNASKLHGYTVRALYKAFQTSTEQETFVRVAMWCLGEYGDLLINNVEMLDIEDPITVTESDAVDVVEHALKRHASDLTTKEMALVALLKLSSRFPSCTERIREIIVQYKGNLVLELQQRSIEFNSIIAKHQNISSTLVERMPVLDEETFNARRAGSLTDAASTPTGPSVSLPNGVVKSVAPLLDLLDLSADDTTPAHSSSGGDFLQDLLGVDQSVVSQQSGATHTSKNGTDVLLDLLSIGSPSAPIESPPAQSNSSIINMLSPSTSKREPISSLDDLSSVSLSSRASPTAGAASMTDLLDVFASGPSTIENNGPVNPSITAFESSSLRLTFNLSKQPGTPQTTNIQATFMNLSSNAYTDFVFQAAVPKFLQLLLDPASGNTLPANGKGSITQNLRVTNSQHGKKSLVMRIRITYKINGKDTLEEGQITNFPRDL, from the exons ATGAATCCGTTTTCTTCATCCACGCGTCTCAG GGACATGATTCGGGCCATACGTGCTTGCAAAACTGCAGCAGAGGAACGTACTGTTGTAAGAAAAGAGTGTGCTGCCATTCGTGCTTCAATTGATGAAAATGACCAACACTACAGGCACCGGAATATGTCCAAGCTAATGTTCATCCACATGCTTGGCTACCCCACACATTTTGGTCAAATGGAATGCCTCAAGTTGATATCATCTCCTGGATTTCCAGAGAAGAGAATAGGTTACCTTGGCCTTATGTTGCTTGTTGACGAAAGACAAGAAGTTCTAATGTTGGTCACCAATTCTTTGAAACA AGATCTCAATCATACAAATCAGTATATAGTGGGACTTGCTCTTTGTGCTTTGGGGAACATTTGTTCAGCAGAAATGGCTCGTGACCTTGCACCAGAGGTTGAGAGGTTGCTGCAATTTCGGGATCCAAATATTCGGAAAAAG GCAGCTTTATGCTCTATAAGAATCATAAAGAAAGTCCCAGACCTGGCAGAAAATTTTGTAAATCCTGCTACTGGCTTACTAAGAGAGAAGCATCATGGAGTTTTGATCACTGGGGTTCAGCTTTGTACAGAGCTGTGTAAAATTAGCTCAGAAGCTCTTGAACATATTAGAAAG AAATGCACAGAAGGTTTGGTGAGAACTCTAAAGGATCTAGCAAACAGTTCTTATTCACCAGAGTATGATATTGCTGGCATTACAGACCCTTTTCTCCATATCAAATTGCTAAGACTGTTGCGGGAATTGGGCGAAGGTGATGCAGATGCTAGCGACTCTATGAACGACATACTTGCCCAG GTGGCTACAAAGACCGAGTCAAACAAAGTTGCCGGGAATGCCATTTTGTACGAGTGTGTTCAAACAATAATGAGCATTGAAGATAACGGTGGATTACGTGTGCTTGCAATCAATATCCTTGGAAGATTTTTGTCAAATCGGGATAACAATACCAG ATATGTGGCACTGAACATGCTGATGAAGGCTGTGAGTGCTGACACTCAGGCAGTGCAGAGACATCGTGCAACGATTCTGGAATGTGTAAAA GATTCTGATGCTTCAATTCGGAAAAGAGCCCTTGAACTGATTTATGTTCTGGTGAATGAAACCAATGTAAAGCCCTTAACAAAAGAGCTAGTAGATTACCTTGAAGTCAGTGATCAAGATTTCAGGGAGGACCTTACTACCAAAATTTGCTCAATAGTTTCAAA GTTTTCCCTTGAGAAGATCTGGTACATTGATCAGATGGTTAAGGTTCTGTCCAAG GCCGGAAATTTCCTAAAAGATGAAGTATGGCATGCCTTAATTGTTGTCATAAGCAACGCTTCCAAGCTTCATGGATACACTGTAAGAGCATTATACAAGGCATTTCAGACGTCAACAGAACAG GAAACTTTTGTTCGTGTTGCAATGTGGTGCCTTGGAGAGTATGGTGACTTATTAATCAATAATGTTGAAATGCTTGACATAGAAGATCCAATAACA GTCACCGAATCAGATGCTGTGGATGTTGTTGAGCATGCTTTAAAACGCCATGCATCAGATCTTACCACAAAAGAAATGGCTTTGGTTGCCTTATTGAAGCTCTCTTCGCGGTTCCCTTCTTGTACAGA GAGAATCAGAGAAATAATAGTTCAGTACAAAGGGAACCTAGTGCTAGAATTGCAGCAAAGATCTATAGAGTTCAATTCCATTATTGCAAAGCATCAAAATATTAG TTCTACACTTGTAGAAAGGATGCCAGTTTTGGATGAGGAGACTTTCAATGCTAGGAGGGCTGGGTCTTTGACAGATGCAGCTTCAACTCCAACAGGACCTTCAGTTAGCCTTCCGAATGGAGTTGTCAAATCTGTGGCTCCTCTTCTAGATTTGCTTGATCTAAGTGCAGATGATACAACTCCAGCGCATAGCTCTTCTGGTGGTGATTTTCTTCAGGATCTTCTTGGTGTTGATCAGTCAGTTGTGTCACAACAGTCTG GTGCTACTCATACTTCAAAAAACGGCACAGACGTTCTTTTGGATCTTTTGTCGATTGGATCGCCTTCTGCACCTATTGAATCACCTCCTGCACAAAGCAACTCATCTATAATTAATATGTTATCCCCCAGTACAAGTAAAAGGGAACCAATTTCATCATTGGATGATCTCTCATCAGTTTCACTTTCTTCACGAGCATCTCCAACTGCTGGAGCTGCTTCTATGACAGATTTATTGGATGTTTTTGCCTCTGGCCCATCAACAATTG AAAACAATGGACCGGTTAATCCGTCTATAACTGCATTCGAGAGCAGCTCCTTGAGGTTGACATTCAATCTCTCAAAGCAGCCAGGAACCCCACAAACAACCAATATCCAAGCTACCTTTATGAATTTGTCCTCTAATGCATATACTGATTTTGTTTTCCAGGCAGCAGTTCCAAAG TTTCTTCAGTTGCTCTTGGATCCAGCTAGCGGCAATACTCTCCCTGCTAATGGAAAGGGCTCAATCACACAAAATTTAAGAGTTACTAACAGCCAACATGGAAAG AAATCTCTTGTCATGCGTATAAGGATAACATACAAGATAAATGGAAAGGATACACTTGAAGAAGGACAAATCACTAATTTTCCTCGTGATTTATGA
- the LOC25501278 gene encoding RING-H2 finger protein ATL47: MNHLVIFIIVILAIVFFISGILQLFVRFLIRKRSSLSNSQSNNNYPQMSEPDPYQRQLQQLFNLHDSGLDQAFIDALPVFLYKEIIGLKEPFDCAVCLCQFTEQDMLRLLPLCNHAFHIDCIDTWLLSNSTCPLCRGSLYEHGFAFENPVYDFESLREEDRVFDSVVCDAASVNKHAENHIMSGKRVFSVRLGKFRSSNNGEGGVERNEGECSSTTKSIVDDVRRCYSMGSYQYVVADSDLVVALCPNKGEGGGNSASMRQLKGGFGQNGNCSIVGGDVEGKKMNVARKGESFSISKIWLWSRKDKVSSSSHSHMVNSNLTSTLPWMNREMKEAT, from the coding sequence ATGAACCATTTAGTTATTTTCATCATAGTGATTCTAGCTATTGTGTTTTTCATTTCTGGTATCCTTCAACTGTTTGTTAGATTTCTCATAAGAAAAAGATCTTCTTTATCAAATTCTCAATCCAATAATAACTACCCTCAAATGTCTGAACCTGATCCTTATCAAAGACAATTGCAACAACTCTTCAATCTTCATGATTCAGGTTTAGATCAAGCTTTCATTGATGCTTTACCAGTTTtcctttacaaagagataataGGTTTGAAGGAACCATTTGATTGTGCTGTTTGTCTTTGTCAATTCACAGAACAAGACATGTTGAGATTGTTGCCTCTTTGTAATCATGCTTTTCATATTGATTGTATCGACACGTGGCTTCTTTCGAattcaacttgtcctctttgtAGAGGGAGTCTTTATGAACATGGATTTGCCTTTGAAAATCCTGTGTATGATTTTGAGAGTTTAAGGGAAGAAGATAGGGTTTTTGATAGTGTTGTTTGTGATGCTGCTTCTGTTAACAAGCATGCAGAAAATCATATAATGAGTGGGAAAAGGGTTTTTTCTGTTAGGCTTGGGAAATTTAGAAGCTCAAATAATGGAGAGGGGGGTGTGGAAAGAAATGAAGGAGAATGTAGTAGTACAACTAAAAGTATTGTTGATGATGTAAGGAGATGCTATTCAATGGGTTCTTACCAATATGTTGTTGCTGATTCAGATTTGGTAGTGGCTTTGTGCCCTAATAAAGGTGAGGGAGGAGGAAATAGTGCTAGTATGAGACAATTGAAGGGAGGGTTTGGTCAAAATGGGAATTGTTCCATTGTTGGTGGAGATGTTGAGgggaaaaaaatgaatgttgctAGGAAAGGTGAAAGTTTTTCTATATCAAAGATTTGGCTTTGGTCTAGGAAGGATAAGGTATCAAGTTCATCACACTCTCATATGGTTAATTCTAATCTCACTTCAACTTTGCCATGGATGAATAGAGAGATGAAGGAAGCAACTTag